A stretch of DNA from Cellulomonas fengjieae:
CCCGACACACCACGACGTCCGAGCAGAAGTGGGCCGGGACCCACATCTGCTCGGACGTTGCTGTCGTCAGGGGGCGGTGCGGTCCAGCTCCGGGCGGGGGGAGCCCGTCACCAGGTAGGTCACCCGTCGGGCGACCGAGACGGCGTGGTCGCCGAACCGCTCGTAGTACCGACCGAGCAGCGTGACGTCGATCGTCTCCTGCGTGGTGCCGGACCACGAGCCGCCGAGCAGCGCCGCGAAGGTGTCCTCGTGCAGCTCGTCGAGCAGGTCGTCGTCCTGCTCGATGCTCTCGGCCAGCAGGACGTCCCGGGTGCTCAGCAGGGTCGTCGTGCGGCGGCCGACCCGGACGGCGGCGTCGTGCATCTCCGCGAACGTGCCGGAGAGCGCCTGCGGCACGGCGTTGCGCGGGTAGCGGCCGCGCGCCACCTGCGCCACGTGCCGCGCCAGGTCGCCCATGCGCTCGAGCGAGGCGCTCATGCGCAGCGCAGACACCACGATCCGCAGGTCGGTGGCCACGGGCTGCTGCTGGGCCAGGAGCAGGACGCACCGCTCGTCGAGGTCCCGCTCGATCGCGTCGATGGCCAGGTCGTCGGCGATCACCGACTCCGCGAGCGCGAGGTCGGCCGTCAGCAGCGCGATGCCGGCGTTGGAGATGGCGTGCTCGACCCGCCCGCTCATCGTGACCAGGTCCTCGCCCAGCTGGTGCAGCTCGGCGTCGAAGATCTCCCGCATGTGCTCCCTCTCGTGCCGCGCCGGCAGGTGCCGCGCGCAGCGTCAGGCTGCCACCGGGAGGTGAACATCCGGGCGCGGCCAGGTGAACGGACGACGGCGGTTGAGGTCCCTGCGGGCAGGACAGGACGATTCGCGGTGGTTCGCCCTGTTCGGGGCGGGGCGGCAGCGCCAAGATGGGGTGCACGCTCGACCAGCAGGAGGGGAACGACGATGACGACGTTCACGGCATGGAAGTTCGACACGGCCGACGGGGCGCAGAAGGCGGCCAACGCCCTGCGGGCGGCGCAGGGCGACGGGCTGGTCAAGATCGTGGACCACGCGGTGATCAGCTGGCCGCAGGGAGCCGACAAGCCCTCGATGCACCACTCGCACGAGGACCAGTGGCGGGGCACCGGCTGGGGCGCGTTCTGGGGGCTGCTCTTCGGAGGGCTGTTCTTCGTGCCACTGCTGGGGGCCGCGGTGGGTGCGGCCGCGGGTGCGGTCAGCAAGGCCGTCGCCGCGGTAGGGATCTCCGAGGACCAGATGGAGGCGATCCGGTCGCAGATCACGGTCGGCACGTCGCTGCTGTGCGCCGTCACGGAGAACGCCGACCTGGACCGGCTGGGCGAGCGGCTGCACGGCCTGCACAGCACCCTCGTGGCCACCAACCTCACGGACGCGGAGCGGTCCCTGCTGATGGAGACGTTCGACTGAACCGTCCGGATGAACGGGCGGTGAACGCTCGGCGGCGGGCCGGTCGCGGGGGAGCCCGGCGGCGCGTCGTGCCGTCGTGCGCGCCCTAGGGTGAGACGCGTGAGCGGGATCGACGACGGGCTGATGCTCCTCCTCGCCGGCGGCCTGGGGCTCCTGGTGGGTGTCTGGGCGACCCTGGCGTTCCGGTGGAGCGAGCGGTCGCAGCGCGAGGTGCCGGCCCAGCCGGCGCCCGTGCTCGACGACGGCCTGGTGCGCGTGCTCACGGTGCTGCGCTCGGCCGCGGTGGTGCTCGACGAGTCCGACCGCGTGGTGCGGGCCAGCGCACCGGCCCACGCGATGGGCATCGTGCGCGACGGCCGGATCGCCCCCGCCGCGATCCGGGATCTCGTGGCCGCCGTGCGCCGCGACGGCGTGATCCGCGACGAGGTGCTCGAGGTGCCGCGCGGCCCCGTCGGGCCCGGGACGCTGATGGTGCAGGTGCGCGTCGCGCAGGTCAGCGCGGCGCACCTCGTCGTGCTCGCCGAGGACCTGACGCAGGCCCGCCGGCTGGAGGCGATCCGGCGCGACTTCGTCGTCAACGTCTCGCACGAGCTCAAGACGCCGGTGGGCGCGCTTGC
This window harbors:
- the phoU gene encoding phosphate signaling complex protein PhoU encodes the protein MREIFDAELHQLGEDLVTMSGRVEHAISNAGIALLTADLALAESVIADDLAIDAIERDLDERCVLLLAQQQPVATDLRIVVSALRMSASLERMGDLARHVAQVARGRYPRNAVPQALSGTFAEMHDAAVRVGRRTTTLLSTRDVLLAESIEQDDDLLDELHEDTFAALLGGSWSGTTQETIDVTLLGRYYERFGDHAVSVARRVTYLVTGSPRPELDRTAP
- a CDS encoding DUF1269 domain-containing protein, giving the protein MTTFTAWKFDTADGAQKAANALRAAQGDGLVKIVDHAVISWPQGADKPSMHHSHEDQWRGTGWGAFWGLLFGGLFFVPLLGAAVGAAAGAVSKAVAAVGISEDQMEAIRSQITVGTSLLCAVTENADLDRLGERLHGLHSTLVATNLTDAERSLLMETFD